A genomic stretch from Candidatus Acidiferrales bacterium includes:
- a CDS encoding macro domain-containing protein, giving the protein MRVEIDGKILEAIQGDITDYEGDAVVNAANNYFWMGGGVAGAIKQKGGAVIEQEAMRQGPKPVGRAVMTGAGALNAKYVIHAAVMGQDLQTDSSKIASATRSALELAESNGIISLAFPALGTGVGGFPLSEAAKIMTKEAAVFLMKAKHLEAITFVLYDHEAYESFSNEIQDLSRRDPGKEK; this is encoded by the coding sequence ATGAGAGTAGAGATCGACGGAAAGATACTCGAGGCAATTCAGGGAGATATAACCGATTATGAAGGGGACGCGGTCGTGAATGCCGCCAACAACTATTTCTGGATGGGAGGCGGCGTCGCTGGGGCGATCAAACAGAAAGGTGGAGCTGTCATAGAGCAGGAAGCGATGCGACAGGGTCCGAAACCTGTCGGACGAGCGGTGATGACGGGTGCCGGTGCGTTGAATGCAAAATACGTGATTCATGCAGCGGTCATGGGACAGGATTTGCAGACCGACTCCTCCAAGATCGCATCTGCAACCAGGTCAGCATTAGAACTTGCCGAGTCGAACGGAATCATATCGTTAGCCTTTCCCGCCCTGGGAACAGGTGTCGGAGGTTTTCCGCTTTCCGAGGCCGCAAAAATAATGACTAAAGAAGCTGCTGTTTTTCTTATGAAGGCAAAACATCTGGAGGCGATCACTTTCGTTTTGTACGACCATGAAGCTTACGAAAGTTTCTCAAATGAAATTCAGGACCTGTCTCGAAGGGATCCAGGCAAAGAGAAGTGA